In Microvirga sp. 17 mud 1-3, the genomic window CCAACTATTCCAGTCTACTTTCTGGCGACCCCTTTCGTGCTGCTGGGCGGTATGCTGATGCTATACTTCCTGTTCAAAGAGTTCATGCTCCTGTTCATTGCTGATTTCGCTGCATGGTTAAGCCGAGGGTAGAGTTTCTATGAACCAGCGCCTTACCAAAGCCAAACGTCTCTTAAAACTTCAAGAGCAGTTGCACGAAATCGAGAAATGGAAGCTCGCTGGCCTCCGGAAGAAAGGAGGGGAGCTTCGTGAGGCTCAGGCATCCCTCATTCAGACATTAAATGACGCCGAGGCCCTTTATGGTCTTTTTGTTGACGCCAGAGCTAGGCGGCTGCAGCAACTTGCATCTCAGGAAGCTCACAACAAGCAGCTTGAGGAACAACAAAGCGAGGTTGCTCTTGATCGAGCGAAGAAAGTCAAGCGTATCGAAAGAGCGGTTAGCCGCCTGAAGGTGGATGATCGGCGTGCGGTCGAGAAAGCTGACTACATGCAACTTCTGGATATTTTGACTTCAAAGCCGAAAGCAAGCCTCCCGTAAGCTAAAGACACTAAAGAGAGGCAAAGGGGAGAGCAAGAAGGAGCATTCATGGGAATCAAGCCGCCCTCAGACATCGTGCTAGATGTGGCACGCGCTGCGGATCCCGTGAAACTTCAGACTGCAAGCCGTAAGCTGATGGAACTATCTGATAGCGGTGGCGCCACCGAATTTGCGGAAGTTTTTAACTCCATGCCGCATAGAGGTGGAACAGCGACAAAGGATCCTTATGCAATTCAAGTGATCTCCCAGAATCAGACCACTCTGGGCAGTGCTGCGAAGCCTGGGTCTGCTTACCAGCAGTTTGAAGCCTTCGTTCTGCAGAGTTTCATAGAGTCGATGTTGCCGAAAGACTCCGAAGCGACCTTTGGAAAAGGGACTGCTGGTAGCGTATGGCGATCTATGATGGCTGAGCAGATTGGCGCACAAATCGCCAGGGCAGGAGGCATTGGGATCGCATCAAAGTTGCTCGCGGGGCGCGCAGTTTCAGCTAATGAAAACGCTGTGGCAAGCCCCACAGTGGCCGGACATGCGTCGGAGAGCGAGACCTAGAACTCGTCTTCTGTGAAGTAAGCGATCTTTGGGCATATCAGAGGGTACAGCCTTGTCGATGTTAAGAAAATCTATTGAGCGCCTTGAGGAGACAATTGAGGCTGAAACCGCCGCTCTTCTTGCTCATGTGCCAATCGATCATCAGGAATTCAACAGGCGTAAGAATCAGAGCCTTCTGGAGCTCACGCGTCTTGTTCGCCATTTGCAAGACGAGCCTACGAAGCAGGACCTGACAGAGCAACTTCAGAGCCTAAAGACGAAACTTGATCAGAACCACGCCGTTCTCGAAATGAATCTTCGAGCTGTTCAGGAGGTTGCTACCATCATTTCGGAAGCAATTCAGAGTTCCGAGTCAGATGGTACATACTCTGCTGGTATCCTTCCCGTATCGCCAGAGTAGTTGGTCATGGGGCGAATTCTGGTTACGGGCTTCTGGATTTGTGCGATCACGCTTCTGTCGTGCTACGGCGCGGTTTATTGGGGTACAGGCCTAAAGATTGTCAAGCAAGATGAATACTTAGAAGGACTAGAATATCGCAAGGTTCGAGCAATCAATGTCCCGGTGATTGCAGAGGGCGCCGTTCAGGGCTACGTGATTGCCAACTTGGTCTTCACAGCGGATGCAAGAACGCTCCGCAACCTCTCGGTGCCGATAGAGACGTTCTTTATCGATGAGACGTTTCGCCAAGTTTATTCCGATGAAAAATTAGATTTCAGGAAGCTCTCGAAATATGACGTGCCGGCTTTGCTTGCCAATGTTAAGCGTAAGGTAAACGAGCGGATGGGCGCGGAGATCGTTAGGGATGTGCTTGTTGAGAATTTCAATTTTGTCAGCAAGAGCGACATTCGTTCGTAGTTAGTGGAGTGTTCCTCCAATTGCACAGGATAATCCCTGCATTGACTAAAGCAGCTGCTCTAAGCCGAAAGCGGCGATCTCAGAGCTTTGAGGCTGCCCGTCGTTTGACGGTTCCTGGGTGAAATTTGAACTGTAAGCCGCTGCCCAAATTGTCGGTGTTTAATGTGGCGAGCTGAGCAGCTTCTCCCCCGCATATGACCGGATTGTATTCATAATTGTTTTATAGCTGGCTTCATCCATGGCCAGGACAGCGCCGCCGCAAACATTGCCATTTCCTTTGAAGCCGTAGCGAAGGACGTTCGTTGTTTGCAGAGGGCCCGGGCCGCGCGAGATATATCCCTGCGTGCCCAGAGAGCCGCTTCGGCCGTGAATAACTTCAAGGCCATCGGACGTGCCGGAGAGCCCCACTGGAACGATCCTTAGCCTTTGTCTCGATTGAGACCCGACCGCCAGTTGAGAGCCTGCAATAGAGACCATCGTTTCTGGCTCAAAGTGGAGAAACGCCTCGAACGATATCGGGTTGTGTAGACGGGTAAAGTGGTCGAAAACTGCAAGAGCCCCAAGGTTTTCGAGCACAATAAAAATCCTCTGGTGATTAAACGATGGGCCGTAGATGTTGCTGCCAACCTCGTAGAGATGAACGCCTGAGGTGCGGGTATGGGATGTAAGCCAGGATGTTCCCGAGCCAGGCTCACATCCGTTTGGAATCGCGAGGTTGTGGGCTTGTGGAGATCCTAAATAGCGGCGTGCTTCCTCGGTTTGGGGCGACAAGGACCCTGATGCCTCGGTGATCCACCGCCGGCCACCGCTCGCGAAGACGAAGGATGTTGAATCCCTGTGCCCTTCCAGGGAACTTTGTTCGGATAAATTTACGCAGAAGTACCCCCAACTGCGTCCCTGCTCGTAGAATCTTGTGGCGATTATGTCCGATGAAGGGCTCACAAAGGTCCTTGCGCCTTGAGGGTAGGAAAGCTCTGCGCGTATCCCTTTGTCGTGCATCCAATGTTTGCCGTAGCCGGACAATAGCTTCCGGATCCAAGCAGCATGACGGAGGTTAAAGGGGGTGTCGCCAAAGGGAGGAAGTGCCCCACCAGGGTCTGTTAGTGAAATGAGCTGTTGTGTCGCTTCCCTCAGCCGCGGCGCGAGATACTGACAGAGAGGCGCAACTTCCGGCATGCCATTCATGACCTCGTTGAGGATCACGCCTAATGAGACAAGCTCCAAACGCCCATGAAGCGAGTCTATAGTAAACTCACCATTCCGGCCCATGAGTTCGTCGAAACCTTCGCGGAGCTTGGATAGTGCTAAGAGCGTCCAGTATGGTGCCAAGGGGGCGCGAGAGAGCGTTCGTGACGCGTCGAGCAATGCGGCCGAGGCGAAGACATGGGACAGCGAATGGCAATGTGTATTCTGGCCAATGATCTCGGCTAAAGCGAAGCCATGGCGGATCACTTCTCCTAATAACCCTCGTATCTGTCTGGCATCATTCTTTTGACCCAGCGTTGCTCGACGGTACAGAAGCTCTAAAAGCACCTCCATCCGCTGCGCTACAGCTGTTGGATCGAGACTTATTTTGTCCCTGACATGGTTCCACGGGTTTGCCCGCGACCATGATAAAGCAAGCTCAATCGAGCGATTCAGTGCTTCAGGTTTATTCAGGCCCGGGAGGTCAAGCAGCCAAGTAAGGGATTGATACTGCGTCCGCCAAGCCGGCGATCCATAAGGATCCTCATCCCATGATGGAGAGGCAGGTAAAGGCCAGGCTGGAAAACCCTCGATGTTCAAATCGCCGGAGATGACACGATTGACGGGATGCTGTTGAAGGCCCCTCAAGCGGTAGAGCATTTGGGCTGGCCGTACGAGGTTTGTTGGCTCCGCCCATTCAGATATGGGTTTCGTTGGCTCGTCAGCTCCTGGGCCTGAAATGTCGCTTTTTAAGCGCCGAACAGCAGTACTGACGAAGTCGGCGTCCTCGTCAATCTCACCTTCGATATTCTCAAGAAGAAGATCGTACCCAAGAGAGATTTCCAGCGGCAAAACCAGTTCAACGCGCGAAGAGTCATTCCAAGTGCAGAAGCCCAGCTCCACAGTTGTGGCATTTGGTGGTGCTATGAGCTCAAGCGTAAAGCGCCGAGCCCGGGACCGCGTAGGAATGCCGATGAAGGCGCCGATCGTAGGAGCTGTAAGTGTCTCCGGATAGGGCTGCGGAATTTCGACTCCCTGCCCATCGCGATATGTCACGCGTACAAGCGCGCCCTCGGAGGCGGTGTCATCTGTAATTACTTGACCGCGAACGAAAAGATTATGACCTGGCACTAGACCGAAGTGAAGCCAGTGCGGACGAGATGACAAGATCAGCCAGTTTCGGCGAGCATCGAACGTGGCTTTGTTCTCGGCGCGAGAAGGTATCAGCGCGTCTGTGGATGAATCTGCCTGTCCCCCAGGCTGAACGAACTGAACCAGAGATACATCTCGGATCACGAAAGGCTTCGTGTTGCGCCAGCTTCGTATCGTTACCTGAACCTGCGTTGCAGGCGCTGGTACAAGAAAGCCGCTTCTAATGGTTCGAGTTCGTCTAAGGCGTGCCGTTCCAGGGCCGCTAACCGGATAATGGTATGGGTCGATCTG contains:
- a CDS encoding heparinase II/III family protein, which produces MPALIQHAGDTEPGSQDGSHVIATKNRWSRLILLFRELTPDVWCEFSFEIEFQSDEAENDATDCAVIGVDFQAEDGSSIDFAYVPGLVRGQIDPYHYPVSGPGTARLRRTRTIRSGFLVPAPATQVQVTIRSWRNTKPFVIRDVSLVQFVQPGGQADSSTDALIPSRAENKATFDARRNWLILSSRPHWLHFGLVPGHNLFVRGQVITDDTASEGALVRVTYRDGQGVEIPQPYPETLTAPTIGAFIGIPTRSRARRFTLELIAPPNATTVELGFCTWNDSSRVELVLPLEISLGYDLLLENIEGEIDEDADFVSTAVRRLKSDISGPGADEPTKPISEWAEPTNLVRPAQMLYRLRGLQQHPVNRVISGDLNIEGFPAWPLPASPSWDEDPYGSPAWRTQYQSLTWLLDLPGLNKPEALNRSIELALSWSRANPWNHVRDKISLDPTAVAQRMEVLLELLYRRATLGQKNDARQIRGLLGEVIRHGFALAEIIGQNTHCHSLSHVFASAALLDASRTLSRAPLAPYWTLLALSKLREGFDELMGRNGEFTIDSLHGRLELVSLGVILNEVMNGMPEVAPLCQYLAPRLREATQQLISLTDPGGALPPFGDTPFNLRHAAWIRKLLSGYGKHWMHDKGIRAELSYPQGARTFVSPSSDIIATRFYEQGRSWGYFCVNLSEQSSLEGHRDSTSFVFASGGRRWITEASGSLSPQTEEARRYLGSPQAHNLAIPNGCEPGSGTSWLTSHTRTSGVHLYEVGSNIYGPSFNHQRIFIVLENLGALAVFDHFTRLHNPISFEAFLHFEPETMVSIAGSQLAVGSQSRQRLRIVPVGLSGTSDGLEVIHGRSGSLGTQGYISRGPGPLQTTNVLRYGFKGNGNVCGGAVLAMDEASYKTIMNTIRSYAGEKLLSSPH
- a CDS encoding rod-binding protein, producing the protein MGIKPPSDIVLDVARAADPVKLQTASRKLMELSDSGGATEFAEVFNSMPHRGGTATKDPYAIQVISQNQTTLGSAAKPGSAYQQFEAFVLQSFIESMLPKDSEATFGKGTAGSVWRSMMAEQIGAQIARAGGIGIASKLLAGRAVSANENAVASPTVAGHASESET
- a CDS encoding flagellar protein FlgN translates to MLRKSIERLEETIEAETAALLAHVPIDHQEFNRRKNQSLLELTRLVRHLQDEPTKQDLTEQLQSLKTKLDQNHAVLEMNLRAVQEVATIISEAIQSSESDGTYSAGILPVSPE